From a region of the Georgenia yuyongxinii genome:
- a CDS encoding CinA family protein, which produces MRTPVDRVVAALLARRASLAVAESLTGGQLSATLVTVPGVSAVLRGAVVAYATDLKADLLGVDRELLTASGPVHPDVARQMARGVARRLGADHAVATTGVAGPGAADGQPAGTVFVAACGPGTERVRGLRLSGTRADVRDAATAAALALLAGVLDDGR; this is translated from the coding sequence GTGCGTACCCCCGTCGACCGTGTCGTCGCTGCGCTGCTCGCCCGCCGGGCGAGCCTTGCGGTGGCGGAGTCCCTCACCGGCGGACAGCTGAGCGCCACCCTCGTCACCGTCCCCGGGGTGTCGGCCGTGCTGCGCGGCGCCGTCGTCGCGTACGCCACGGACCTGAAGGCCGACCTGCTCGGCGTCGACCGCGAGCTCCTCACCGCCAGCGGGCCGGTCCACCCCGACGTCGCACGGCAGATGGCCCGGGGCGTCGCTCGGCGGCTGGGCGCCGACCATGCCGTCGCGACCACCGGGGTCGCCGGCCCGGGGGCGGCGGACGGCCAGCCGGCCGGCACCGTCTTCGTCGCCGCGTGCGGCCCTGGGACCGAACGGGTGCGTGGCCTGCGGCTGAGCGGGACGCGCGCCGACGTCCGGGACGCCGCCACCGCCGCCGCGCTCGCGCTGCTCGCCGGCGTCCTCGACGACGGCCGATGA
- a CDS encoding CapA family protein, which produces MGSGARHSTPSGRHLRRGVLACCAAAALAAACAAPQSSGGPGPAAPTSAATSSAGSGATNRSPSVPPSDDAASPPVPEPPTGSAPGDGRAATFTIVSAGDVLPHASVNRAAQRPDGSYDFVPLMAGLEPWTAGGDLALCSLEVPLAPPGEEVTAYPAFGAPDELVAALADLGWDGCATATNHALDRGLPGLRHTVDVLAAAGLGYVGTARTPAEAAAPQRYVLERAGRRLVVAHLSTTLVLNGPPLPAESAWSLGTNVAVLVAQARLARQTGADLVVVSMHWGTEYLGAPDATQREAAATLAASGQIDLVLGSHPHVPQPIEHLPGGPDGTGTWVVWSMGNFISNQDSVCCVPETATGLVVTATVLAPSGFPARVTAVDWTAVTVDRAGGQRIYPLHALSTAPAPGVTLDAATLADRSARVQQVMGSPERTVPPTSTGAAPEVQPRRGE; this is translated from the coding sequence ATGGGCAGCGGCGCCCGGCACAGCACGCCGTCCGGGCGGCATCTCCGCCGGGGCGTGCTGGCTTGCTGCGCCGCGGCGGCCCTCGCGGCGGCCTGCGCGGCCCCTCAGTCCTCGGGCGGACCGGGCCCTGCAGCACCGACCTCCGCCGCCACCTCCTCGGCCGGCTCGGGTGCGACGAACCGCTCCCCCTCGGTCCCGCCGTCCGACGACGCCGCATCGCCCCCAGTGCCCGAGCCGCCCACCGGCAGCGCCCCGGGCGACGGGCGCGCGGCCACGTTCACGATCGTCTCCGCCGGGGACGTCCTCCCCCACGCCTCGGTGAACCGCGCCGCCCAACGCCCGGACGGCAGCTACGACTTCGTCCCGCTGATGGCGGGGCTGGAGCCGTGGACCGCCGGCGGTGACCTCGCACTGTGCTCGCTCGAGGTGCCTCTCGCCCCACCGGGCGAGGAGGTCACCGCCTACCCAGCCTTCGGGGCGCCGGACGAGCTCGTGGCCGCACTGGCCGACCTCGGGTGGGACGGCTGCGCCACCGCGACCAACCACGCGCTCGATCGCGGGCTGCCCGGTCTCAGGCACACCGTCGACGTCCTCGCCGCCGCCGGGCTGGGCTACGTCGGCACCGCCCGCACGCCCGCGGAGGCTGCTGCGCCGCAGCGCTACGTGCTCGAGCGCGCCGGCCGGCGGCTCGTCGTCGCGCACCTGTCGACCACGCTGGTCCTCAACGGCCCGCCCTTGCCCGCAGAGTCTGCGTGGTCGCTGGGCACGAACGTCGCCGTCCTGGTCGCCCAAGCGAGGCTTGCTCGCCAGACCGGGGCGGACCTGGTGGTCGTGTCCATGCACTGGGGCACCGAGTACCTCGGCGCGCCCGACGCCACCCAGCGGGAGGCCGCCGCCACACTGGCGGCCTCGGGGCAGATCGACCTCGTCCTCGGCTCGCACCCGCACGTGCCGCAGCCCATCGAGCACCTGCCCGGCGGACCGGACGGGACCGGCACGTGGGTGGTGTGGAGCATGGGCAACTTCATCTCCAACCAGGACTCGGTGTGCTGTGTGCCGGAGACCGCCACCGGCCTGGTCGTCACCGCCACCGTCCTCGCGCCCTCAGGGTTCCCGGCGCGCGTGACGGCGGTGGACTGGACCGCCGTGACCGTCGACCGGGCGGGCGGCCAGCGCATCTACCCCCTGCACGCGCTGAGCACCGCGCCGGCGCCGGGCGTCACCCTCGACGCCGCGACGCTGGCCGACCGTTCCGCCCGCGTCCAGCAGGTGATGGGCTCACCCGAGCGGACGGTGCCCCCCACCTCGACGGGCGCGGCGCCCGAGGTCCAGCCACGGCGCGGCGAGTGA
- a CDS encoding helix-turn-helix domain-containing protein has protein sequence MILLRREIGDVLRDARQRQGRTLREVSSAARVSLGYLSEVERGQKEASSELLASICEALNVPMSFVLRVVSDRVAVEEGVHVPDTVPDELLRREILAPVG, from the coding sequence ATGATCTTGCTCCGTCGCGAGATCGGGGACGTGCTTCGTGACGCCCGCCAGCGTCAGGGCCGGACCCTGCGTGAAGTCTCCTCAGCCGCACGTGTGTCCCTCGGCTATCTCAGCGAGGTCGAGCGTGGACAGAAAGAGGCTTCGTCCGAGCTCCTCGCGTCCATCTGCGAGGCCCTCAACGTCCCGATGAGCTTCGTGCTCCGTGTCGTCTCCGACCGTGTCGCCGTCGAGGAGGGTGTGCACGTCCCGGACACCGTCCCCGACGAGCTGCTCCGCCGCGAGATTCTCGCGCCGGTCGGCTGA
- the pgsA gene encoding CDP-diacylglycerol--glycerol-3-phosphate 3-phosphatidyltransferase has protein sequence MTTDPATTPPGAGPPPADVPLWNIANVLTMVRIVLVPVFAYLMLQGTPSTRMWAAVVFAIAAATDKLDGSLARSRGLVTDFGKLADPIADKALVITALVLLSADGSLPWWVTVVIIVRELGITVLRFFMVRRAVMAASKGGKLKTTLQVAFILLLLVPWASALPTGVADVINVITEVLVLVTVAVTVITGLDYVVQAIRIARAGPSARADAGRPGAEPGAERPGAEPGAERPGAEPGR, from the coding sequence GTGACGACCGATCCCGCGACGACGCCGCCCGGCGCCGGCCCCCCACCCGCTGACGTGCCGCTGTGGAACATCGCCAACGTGCTCACGATGGTGCGGATCGTGCTCGTCCCCGTCTTCGCGTACCTGATGCTGCAGGGCACGCCCAGCACCCGGATGTGGGCGGCGGTGGTCTTCGCGATCGCCGCCGCCACCGACAAGCTCGACGGCTCGCTGGCCCGCAGCCGCGGCCTCGTCACGGACTTCGGCAAGCTGGCGGACCCCATCGCCGACAAGGCCCTGGTCATCACCGCGTTGGTGCTGCTGTCCGCCGACGGCTCGTTGCCGTGGTGGGTCACGGTGGTGATCATCGTCCGCGAGCTGGGCATCACCGTGCTGCGGTTCTTCATGGTTCGCCGGGCGGTCATGGCGGCGTCGAAGGGCGGCAAGCTCAAGACCACCCTGCAGGTGGCCTTCATCCTGCTCCTGCTGGTCCCGTGGGCGTCGGCGCTGCCCACCGGGGTGGCGGACGTCATCAACGTCATCACCGAGGTGCTGGTGCTGGTCACCGTCGCGGTGACGGTGATCACCGGGCTCGACTACGTGGTCCAGGCCATCCGGATCGCCCGCGCGGGCCCGTCGGCGCGTGCGGACGCCGGGCGGCCGGGTGCCGAACCGGGTGCTGAGCGGCCGGGTGCCGAACCGGGTGCTGAGCGGCCGGGTGCCGAACCGGGGCGCTGA